A genome region from Pseudanabaena sp. Chao 1811 includes the following:
- a CDS encoding Uma2 family endonuclease: MLVQTKRFTIAEYHRLSELGMLQSEFEFPRTELIKGEIVSMSAKGTKHTVCCSNLIAELSVLVRGRAILRCQDPIFLLPDSEPEPDFTIVRDREDNYLTGHPTADDILLVIEIADSSLNYDRDIKGALYAEAGIENYWLFNLVDNRLEAYSEPYRDAQGKGNYAQRKYVLAHQAIALPAFTDTSIELSKILPSAK; encoded by the coding sequence ATGCTAGTTCAAACTAAAAGGTTTACGATCGCGGAATATCATCGCCTCAGTGAGTTGGGAATGTTGCAAAGCGAGTTTGAATTCCCACGCACCGAATTAATTAAAGGAGAAATCGTATCAATGTCAGCTAAAGGTACTAAGCACACAGTTTGCTGTAGTAATTTAATTGCAGAACTGTCAGTCTTGGTTAGGGGGCGGGCAATATTGAGATGTCAAGATCCAATTTTTTTGCTTCCTGATAGTGAGCCTGAGCCAGATTTTACGATTGTGCGCGATCGCGAAGATAACTATCTCACAGGACATCCCACAGCCGATGATATTTTGTTAGTCATTGAAATTGCTGATTCTTCTCTTAATTATGATCGCGATATAAAAGGTGCACTTTATGCCGAAGCGGGGATTGAGAACTACTGGCTATTTAACCTAGTAGATAATCGTTTAGAGGCTTATAGCGAACCTTACCGTGATGCTCAAGGTAAAGGTAACTATGCTCAAAGGAAATATGTTCTTGCCCATCAAGCGATCGCTTTACCAGCATTTACTGATACGAGCATAGAATTGAGCAAAATTTTACCTAGTGCCAAGTAG
- a CDS encoding glucokinase, with the protein MTIILAGDIGGTKTLLRLAEKSGAEWRSLYEQRFASANYASFSDVLREFLAQSKQNLGDLPNLAAACFGIAGPVRDRRSKLTNLGWSFDSDRLAEEFNIPKISLINDFVAVGYGVLGLQPHDLHTLQDGNVLERAPIGVIGAGTGLGEAYLGWNGDRYEVYATEGGHTDFAPRNELEIELLKYLQQRHDRVSVERVVSGMGIVTIYQFLRDNQAAPESSEIAEKVRQWESGDVESGAAAAIAKAALANCGINSETNGDHLATQTMQMFVEAYAAEIGNLALKLIPNGGLYIAGGIAPKILPLLQDGTFLRILKSKGRVSPVLEDIPIHIVLNPEVGLIGAMLYGAISI; encoded by the coding sequence ATGACAATAATTTTAGCTGGTGATATCGGCGGCACTAAGACACTTTTGCGTCTTGCTGAGAAGAGTGGAGCAGAATGGCGATCATTGTACGAACAACGCTTTGCTAGCGCTAACTATGCCAGTTTCTCCGATGTTTTACGTGAATTTCTTGCTCAGTCAAAGCAGAATTTAGGTGATCTGCCAAATTTGGCGGCGGCTTGTTTTGGGATTGCGGGACCAGTGCGCGATCGCCGATCTAAATTAACTAATTTAGGCTGGTCGTTTGATAGCGATCGCCTTGCTGAGGAATTTAATATTCCCAAGATCAGCTTGATTAATGATTTTGTGGCGGTTGGTTATGGGGTTTTAGGATTGCAACCCCATGATTTGCATACTTTACAAGATGGGAATGTGTTAGAACGAGCGCCGATTGGAGTGATTGGTGCGGGGACAGGCTTAGGTGAGGCATATTTAGGATGGAATGGCGATCGCTATGAGGTCTATGCCACAGAGGGTGGACATACTGATTTTGCGCCGAGGAATGAGTTAGAAATTGAGTTGTTAAAATATTTGCAACAGCGTCATGATCGCGTATCCGTGGAGCGGGTAGTCTCAGGCATGGGGATTGTGACAATTTATCAATTTTTGCGCGATAACCAAGCTGCACCTGAATCTTCAGAGATTGCCGAAAAGGTGCGTCAATGGGAATCGGGAGATGTGGAGTCGGGAGCCGCCGCCGCGATCGCTAAGGCAGCTTTAGCAAATTGTGGAATCAATAGTGAAACTAATGGTGATCATCTCGCTACACAGACAATGCAAATGTTTGTGGAAGCCTATGCTGCCGAGATTGGGAATTTAGCTTTAAAGTTAATTCCCAATGGCGGCTTATATATTGCAGGAGGCATTGCCCCAAAAATATTGCCACTATTACAGGATGGAACATTTTTGCGAATTTTAAAAAGTAAAGGCAGAGTCAGCCCAGTTTTGGAAGATATTCCTATTCACATCGTGCTGAATCCTGAAGTGGGGCTAATTGGCGCAATGCTTTATGGGGCAATCTCTATTTGA
- the pdxH gene encoding pyridoxamine 5'-phosphate oxidase: protein MDIHALREDYKKGELRRKDLYDDPFKQFEKWFQQACNAELLEPNAMTLSTVNADGQPFMRTVLLKYFDEKGLVFFTNYESRKAKQIENNHKVSILFTWLPLQRQVHITGTAEKVSTAESLQYFSSRPRGSQLGAWTSQQSSIISSRQLLLMQFEQIKQKFMDGEIPLPDFWGGYRVVPTSFEFWQGCTNRLHDRFLYTLQEDQSWQIHRLAP from the coding sequence ATGGATATCCATGCGCTAAGAGAAGATTATAAAAAGGGGGAACTAAGACGCAAAGATCTATATGATGATCCCTTTAAGCAGTTTGAGAAATGGTTTCAGCAGGCATGTAATGCTGAATTGCTAGAACCTAATGCCATGACGCTATCAACTGTTAATGCTGATGGTCAACCGTTTATGCGGACAGTATTACTGAAATATTTTGATGAGAAGGGATTAGTATTTTTTACTAACTATGAAAGTCGCAAGGCAAAACAGATTGAGAATAATCACAAGGTTTCAATTCTGTTTACTTGGCTACCGCTACAGCGTCAAGTCCATATCACAGGAACCGCTGAGAAGGTCAGCACTGCCGAATCTTTGCAATACTTTAGCTCTCGTCCTCGCGGTAGCCAGCTAGGAGCATGGACTTCTCAACAAAGCTCTATTATTTCTTCTCGACAACTTCTACTCATGCAATTTGAACAGATTAAGCAGAAATTTATGGATGGAGAAATTCCCTTGCCTGATTTCTGGGGAGGATATCGCGTAGTTCCGACTAGCTTTGAATTTTGGCAAGGATGCACTAACCGCTTGCATGATCGCTTCTTATATACATTGCAAGAAGATCAATCATGGCAAATTCATAGACTAGCTCCTTAA